The genomic interval GGAGCTGATCCAGGTCGGCGGCGACGACAGCGCCGAGATCGGCCGAGCGGACCGCGCCCACCGCGGCGAACGTCCCTACGACGACGGCCGGCCGCGGCCGCTTCTTCGGCAGCGCGGTGTCCGCGTCCACCTTCAGCACCGGGGCGCCGAGGTCGTGGGAGCCGAGGGAGTCGGCGAGCCGGTCGCTCCCCCACCCGGCCGCGTCGAGGCGCTCACCCTGACAGGAGGCGCATCGGTCGGGTATCCGCTGATCGCGCCCGCACCCCCGGCACCGCAGCCGGTCGGACATCACCACCAGACCGACCCGGCAGTCCGGACACCTCGGGTACCAGCCGCAGTCGCGGCATCGGACCCGCAGCGCGGACCCCCGACGCGTGATCACGACCAGGGCGTCGCGGCCCGATGCGATCGCCGAACGGACCGTGTCCAGCAATCGCGGGGTGACCGGATCGGACCGCAGCCCAACCACCTCTGGACGGACCGTCCGGTACGCCGACCGGGCCACCTGGAGATGGCGGACCCCCGGGTCCGCCCAGAGCTCGAGGGGGGGAGCCGGGGAAGAGGCCACGAACGCCGCACCCGCCTGGTCCGCCCGCATCCGGGCGGCGCGCAGGGCGTGGAGACGCGGGGTCCGCTCCTCCTTCAACGTGCGCTCGTGGGCTCCGCACACCCAGACGAGGGCGAGGTCGGGGACGGGGGCGAGGATCCCCGCTCGGCTCACGCACACGACCCGAGCGGCCCCCTCCCGGGCGGCCGCCCAGGCGGCCGCGCGCTGGCCGGGCCTGCTGTCGCCGTGCAGGGCGACGCCCCCGAGCGCGCGGGCCATCTCCTCGACCCGGGCTGGATGCGGCGCAACGACGAGCACACCTCCCCGGACCCGCGTCGCGGCGTACGAGACCGCCTCCTCCTCGGCCGCTGGAGAGGGTGCGACGAGCAGCGCTTCGTGCCGGGGCTCTTCCCACGGGCCGCGCTCCTCCTCGAGCCACGGTGGGCGGTCCGACGCGACCGGGGCGCCGCGGACGGGAGGGTCGCTGTCCTTCGGCGCCGAGTACCTACCCGGCACCCCGTGGTGCAGTACCTGTCCTACCGTCGCGAGGTAGCGCCGGGCGATCGTCCGCGCCACGGCGATCTCGTCCGAGGTGTACAGGGGCTGCTCGGAGACGAGCGCCGAGAGGGGTTTGGTGGTCGCGACCTCGGGGGCGTCGACGAGCTCGGTGACGAACGCCCGGACCCGTCGGCCGTGCAACGGCACCCGGACGACGCTGCCCACGGCGACGCGGCCGATGAACCTCGCGGGGATCTCGTAGTCGAAGGGGCGGTCGAGCGCCCAGACCGGGGAGTCGACGGCTACGCGGCAGAACCGCGCCGTCACCCGGCTACAGCGACTCCACGGCGCGCTTGAACTCGTCGAGCCGCCGTGTCCGCTCCCACGTGAAGTCCTTCTCCGTGCGGCCGAAGTGTCCGTACGCGGCCGTGTTGCGGTAGATCGGCCGACGGAGGTCGAGGTCGCGGATGATCGCCGCGGGGCGGAGGTCGAAGAAGTCGCGGACGAGGTTGGTGAGCGCCTCCGGGTCGACCTGCGACGTGGCGAACGTGTCGACCGTGAGGGACAGCGGGTGCGCCGTCCCGATCGCGTACGCGAGCTCCACCTCGCACCGGGAGGCCGCCCCGGACGCCACGACGTGCTTGGCGACGTCGCGCGCCGCGTAGGCGCCCGTGCGGTCGACCTTCGTCGGGTCCTTGCCGGAGAAGCACCCACCGCCGTGCCGTCCCATCCCGCCGTACGTGTCGACGATCACCTTCCGGCCGGTGAGTCCGGTGTCGGCCTGCGGACCCCCGATCACGAAGCGCCCGGTCGGGTTCACGAAGACGCGCACGTCGTCGTTCCACAGCTCGTCCGGCACGGTCGGCTTGATGACGTGCTCGATGAGGTCCGGGGTGAGCAGGGAGTCGATATCGACATCGGGGGCGTGCTGGGCCGAGATCAGGACGGTGTCCAGGGAGACGGGCCGCCACCCCTCGTAGGCGATCGTGACCTGCGTCTTCCCGTCGGGGCGCAGGTAGGGCAGGACACCGGCCTTGCGAACGTCGGCCAGCCTCTGGGCCAGCCGGTGCGCCAGCCAGATCGGCGTGGGCATCAGCTCGGTGTCGAGGCCCTCGTCGCAGGCGTACCCGAACATCATCCCCTGGTCTCCCGCGCCGAGCTCGTCCAGCTCGTCGTCGGACCCCTCCTTGCGCGTCTCCAAGGCCTCGCTCACGCCCTGCTCGATGTCGCGCGACTGCTCCTGGATCGCGACGGTCACACCGGACGTCTCTCCGTCGAAGCCGTACTTCGCGCGCGTGTACCCGACCTCGCTGATCGTCCGGCGCACGATCTTCGGGATGTCGACGTAGGTCGAGGTGGAGATCTCGCCGGCGATCACGCAGAACCCGGTCGTCACGAGCGTCTCGCAGGCCACCCGCCCGAATGGGTCGCTCTCCAGGATCGCGTCCAGGATGGCGTCGGAGATCTGGTCGGCGAGCTTGTCCGGGTGGCCCTCCGTGACGGATTCGGACGTGAACACCCAGCGATGAGACATGGCGCGGCCTCCGATCAGTGGTTGGGGGACCCCTCAGTCTAACCCTCGGCGGGGTCGCCGAGTTGGAGCAGGACCCGGTCCCAGATGCGCGTCGCCAGCTGCTCCTTGCGCATGCGGGGAAGGGGCTCGGCTCCCGCCTCGGTGACGAGGGCCGCGTCGTTCGTCTCGCTGTCGAAGCCCGTTCCGGGCCGTCCGACGAGGTTGGCGATGATCAGGTCGGCTCGCTTGCGGGACAGCTTCTCGCGGGCCCGCGCGACGGGGTCGTCGGTCTCGGCCGCGAACAGGACGAGCAGCTGGGCGCCCTTCTTGCGTCCGAGCTCGGAGGCGATATCCGGCGTCGGCTCGAGCTCGAGCCGGTCGGACAGCCCATCCTTGGGCAGCTTGTGGTCCGATGTGGCGACCGGACGCTGGTCGGCGACCGCGGCCGCCTTGACCACGACGTCGACCTCGTCGAACCGGGACAGGCACTCGTCCAACATCTGCTGCGCCGTCGTGACGCGCACGACATCCGTTCCGGGGGGCGGGGCGAGGGCGGACGGGCCCGTCACCAGGGTCACGTGCGCTCCGCGGCGTACGGCGTCCGCGGCCAGGGCGTACCCCATCCGGCCGCTCGAGTGGTTCGAGATGTACCGGACGGGGTCGAGCGGCTCCCGGGTCGGACCGGCCGTCACGAGGACGCGGAGCCCGTCCATATCGCGTGGACCGCAGGCGGCCACGACGGCTGCGACCACGGCCTCCGGGTCCGCCAGGCGGCCGACGCCGTGGTCCCCCGAAGCGAGGTCGCCCGTGTCCGGACCCACGAGGGTCACGCCGTCTGCCACGAGGCGGTCCACGTTGCGCCGGACCGCAGGGTGCTCCCACATCTCCGTGTGCATCGCGGGCGCCAGGACGACGGGAGCCCGGCACATGAGGTAGGTGGCCGAGACCGGTTCGTCGGCGGCGCCGGAGGCGAGGCGTTCCAGGGTGGTGGCCGTGGCGCCGCCCACCACGAGAACCTCCGCCCACCGCCCGAGCTCAACGTGCGCGACCCGTTCCGCCTCGGTGAACAGGTCGGTGAGCACGGGGGAGCCGCTGACGGCGGCGAAGGTCGCCGGAGCGACGAACCGGGTGGCGCCGGGGGTCATCGCGACCCGGACCTCGGCTCCCAGCTTCGAGAGGCGACGGACGACCTCGACCAGCTTGTAGCAGGCGATGGACCCACAGACCCCGACCGTGACCCGGCGTCCGCTAAGCATGGCGGCCTCTCGGTAGGACGACCCTCCCGACCGGCGCGGGGGGTTACTTGATGGTCTCTTCGGCCTCCGGTGGCCGCTCCCAGCCGACCCGGTCGGTCACGATCTCCTGGAACGAGACCGAGAGCGGCTTCATGCCGTGCACCGACGTGTCCAGGAGCGGCGGCAGCGGCTTCTCCACGGCACCCGCGCCCAGCGTCGCGTAGTAGTCGGTGATCTGACGAGCGCGCCTGGCCGAGAGGACGACCATCGTGTACTGGTTGTCCACCCGGTCGAGCAGATGCTCGATCTTCGGTTCGATCATGGGGTTGCTCCTCGGTCGGAGATCGGCGCGCGCGCGCCGGCTACGCGTCCAGTATAGCTTCGAGCCGGTCGACCGCGGCCGACACCTCGTCGTTCAGCACGGTGTGGTCGAAACGGTCGCGGTAGCCGAGCTCGGTCCGGGCGGCTTCCAGTCGCGCGGCGATCTGCTCGGGGGTGTCCGTGGCTCGGCCTCTAAGCCTCCGTTCGAGGTCGGACACGGTGGGCGGCTCCACGAAGACGGTGAGCGCATGTGGGAAGAGCTCCTTTATCGACATGGCGCCCCGGACGTCTATCTCCAGGATCACGTCCCGGCCGTCGCCGGCCGCGCGCTCGATCTCGGACCAGGGGGTTCCGTACCGTGCTCCGCGGTACTCCTCCCACTCGACGAACGCGTCCTCGTCGATAGCGGTCCGGAACCGCTCCTCGGTCACGAAGCGGTAGTGGACGCCGTCCTGCTCGCCGGGCCGCATCGCACGCGTCGTCCACGACACGGACATCCCGAGCTCCGGACGACGGCGACGCAGCTCGGCGATGACGGTGCCCTTCCCGACCCCGGAGGGGCCGGACACCACGATCAGGCGACCGTGGCCGGCTACTTCCCGAACCGCTCCCTGAGCGCGGTGCGCTGCTTCTCGCCCAGGCCGCGCAGACGGCGCGTCGTCGAGATCCCGAGCTCCTCCATGACCTTCTGCGCGCGCACCTTCCCCACCCCGGGAAGAGCCTCGAGCATCGCCGAGACCTTCATCTTCCCGACGATCTCGTCGTTGTCCGAGTCCCGGAGCACCTCGGTGAGCCCCATCGAGCCGTTCTTGAGCTTCGCCTTGATCTCCGCGCGACGGCGGCGTGCTTCCGCGGCCTTCTCCAGAGCGGCCTTGCGTTGCTCTTCGGACAGAGGTGGAAGCGGCATGAGCGATCCTCCTTGTAGGCCCGACGCCCCCCGTGGAACCGCGTGCAGTATAGCGTTCGCCCCTTTGGGTGCCAACGGCGCGATCGGCCGCTACATCGCCCATCCCTACCTCACGAGATGACGGCTGCCGGGCGAGGTCGGCTCGTCTCCGGACGCGCAGAGCGGACATGTCTCGGGGGCCCAGGAGTGAGCATCGACCCTGGCGAGCCACTCGAAGGGGACCCCGAACGAGGCGTCGGACGAACGGTCCACTATCGCGCCGACCGCGACCACCTCGGCGCCCGCCTCCTTGGCGAGATCGATGGCCTCGCGGGGGGACCGTCCCGTCGTCACCACGTCCTCGACCACGACGACTCGGTCGCCCGGATCGAGGGCGAAGCCGCGCCTCAGGGCGAGGGCGCCGTCGACGCGTTCGGCGAACAAGGCGCGGACGCCCAGGAAGCGGGCCGTCTCGTGCGCGATGATCACCCCGCCCATCGCGGGCCCGAGGACGACGGACGGCTCGTGCTCGGCCAACCGGGTCCCGAGCTCGTGTCCGAGCCGCTCGGAGATGCCCGGGTGCTGCAGCACGAGCGCGCATTGCAGGTAGGTGTCTGAATGCAGTCCGGACGAGAGCTTGAAGTGACCGGTCCGGATCGCGTCGGATCTCTCGAACGCGCTCAGTACCTCGGCTTGGTTCACGGGTCCTCCATGAGGTCGGCCTCCTCGGCCTCGGCTATCGGCACGGACACGACCTCGTGCGCGCGTCTCCCTTCCCGGCTCGCCTCTGCCTCCCGCACCTCTTCGATGAGTGCGCGCGCGGCGGCCACCCGGTCGGCGGCCTTCAGGATCGGGCGTCCGACCACGATCAGGTCGGCCCCGCCGATCACCGCCTCGGCCGGCGTCAGCGCCCGGCGGTGATCGTCCATCCCCGTCCCGGCCGGCCGGACGCCCGGCGTGCAGAGCAGCAGGTGCGGCAGGGCGCTGCGCACGACGTCGAGCTCCCGCGGGGACAGCACCAGCCCGCCGGCTCCCTCCTCCGCGGCCATCCGGCCGATCCGCATCGCGTGCTGGCGGACGCCGCCGACCACTCCCACCTCGGCCAGGAACGCGTCATCGAAGCTCGTGAGCGCGCTCACCACGAGCAGCTGCGGGCCCCCCTGCTCCCGGGACGCCTCGACCGCCGCCCGGACCATCTCCCTGCCCCCGAACCCGTGGATCGTGATGAAGGACGCACCGCGCTTGCCCGCCTCGCGCACGGCGGCCGCCGCGGTGTTGGGTATGTCGTTCACCTTCAGGTCCAGGAAGACCTGGGCTCCCGACTCGAGCACGACATCGACCGTCCTCGGACCCTCGGCGCAGAAGAGCTCCAGGCCGACCTTGAAGACGGGCACGATCGGCGACAGCTCCCGGACGACCGCCCGCGCCTCGTCGAGCGTGGGGACGTCGAGGGCTACGCAGACGCCGGGCTCGAGGACGCTCATGGCAGCCTGAGCATCGTCCTGAGCGCGTTCACGTCTCGGATCTGCTTGCGCTGCAGGTACGAACGCAGCTCGCCGATGATGCGGCGCATCGCGGCCGGCTCCACGAAGTTCGCGGTGCCGATGGCGACGGCGCTGGCGCCCGCGAGCATGAACTCGGCGACGTCGGCGCCGGTCCGGATGCCCCCCTGTCCGATCAGTGGTACGTCCGGGAACGCCTGGGAGACCTGGAAGACGCAGCGGATGGCGATCGGTTTGACGGCGGGTCCGGAGAGGCCTCCCGTGAGGGTGGACAGCTTCGGTTTGAACTCCTCCACGTCGATGGCCATGCCCAGCGTCGTGTTCATGACCGAGAGCCCGTAGGTGCCGGCGTCGATGGCGGCTCGGGCGATCGCGACGATGTCGGTGACGTCCGGGGAGAGCTTCGTGAACACCGGCTGCGTCGCCACTCGCTTCACCCCGCGGATCACCGCGGCGGTGGTCTCCTCGCGCGACGAGAACATCCTGGACCGGTCCTCGAGGTTCGGACACGAGATGTTGACCTCGATGCCCACGATCCCCGGGGCCCCCCTCAGCCGCTCGGCCACGCGTATGAACTCCTCCACCGTGTTCCCGACGATGGAGGCGAAGACGGGAACCCGGTGCTTCACGAGCCACGGGAGCTCCCGCTCGGCGAACGCCTCCACGCCCGGGTTCTGGAGTCCGATCGCGTTGAGCATCCCCGATGGGGTCTCGGCTCCCCGGGGCGGGGGGTGACCCGGCCAGGGACGGACCGAGAGGCTCTTCACGATGATCCCGCCGAGCTCGGAGAGGTCGACGTACGGCTCGAACTCCCTCCCGTAGTGGTAGCACCCGGACGCGGCCAGGCACGGGTTCGGGAGGCGGATCCCCTCCCCCAGGTCCACGGCCAGCTTCGGCTCGAGCCCAGCCGGGACGGACATCTCCGAGACCGGCCTCATCCGTGGGTCCCCGCCTTCGTGGCGCCCACCATGTCCCAGGCGACCCTCGATCCGCTGAAGACCGGACCCTCCGTGCAGCAGCGCACCCAGGCCCACCCTTGATCGGCGCCGTCGCGTGGATCGAGGCGGACCGGGACGGCGCAGACGAGGCACGCGCCGAACCCGCACGCCATGACCTCTTCCCACGCGACCTGGCTCGGGAGCCGCAGCTGGCGGGCGGCCAGCGCGACCGCGCGCAGCATGGGGGTCGGCCCGCACGCGTAGACGACGCGGCTCCCGGTCTGCGCGACGACATCGGGCAGGACGTCGGTCACGACCCCCTCGTGCCCCGCCGAGCCGTCGTCGGTCGTGAAGTGGACGGTCAGCGCCACCCGCTTCGCCTCGATGGGACGGAGGAGGTGGTCCTGCGTGCGGCCGCCGATGATGAAGTGGACGGTGTTGCCGTGGTCGCGGAGCTCCTGGGCGAGGAAGAGCAGCGGCGCCGACCCGATCCCGCCGCCGACCAGGAGACACGTGGTCGGCTCCTTCGGCAGCCGGAACGGACGCCCGAGGGGGCCGAGGACGTCCAACGGGGTGTGGGGCCGGGCCCGGGAGAGGAGCTCGGTCCCCCGGCCGCGGACGTCGAAGACGATCTCGATCGTCCCCGCCCACCCTGGACGGCGGTCCACCCGATGGATGGAGAACGGACGCCGCAGCAGCAGCGAGTTGTCCTCCGGGAGCCTGATGGCGATGAACTGTCCGGGGACGGCGTTCGAGCTGATCTCGGGGGCCACGATCGTGAGGACGTGGTAAGGGTCCCCGAGCCGCTTGTAGTCGAAGACCTCGGCCTGTCCGGACCAGACCATCAGGCGCCCTCCGCGTCGTTCGTACCGGGAGCGTCCGAGCCGGGGGCGTCCGAACCTATCAACCGGTGGTAGTCCTGGAGCGGCGCGACGGTGATTCCGCCCATCTGCGACTCGATGCCCTGGACCGCGGCCTGCGCGCCGGACATCGTCGTGATGCAAGGCACGCCGTGGACGACCGCCGCGGTCCGGATCTGGTACCCGTCCGCCCGGGGACCGCGCCCCATCGGGGTGTTGACGATCAGGTCCACCTTGCCCGAGGCGACGAGGTCGACCACGTCCGGCTTGCTCTCGCCGATCTTCGCCACCGCCTGCGCCGGGACCCCGTTGCGCCTGAGGATCTCGGCCGTCCCGGAGGTGGAGAAGATCTCGAACCCGAGCTGGGTCAAGCGCTTCGCCGGGAAGATGACCGCCCTCTTGTCCTTGTTGCGCACCGACAGGAAGATGGAGCCCGAGTTCGGCAGCTTGATCCCGGCTCCCGC from Actinomycetota bacterium carries:
- the metK gene encoding methionine adenosyltransferase, which gives rise to MSHRWVFTSESVTEGHPDKLADQISDAILDAILESDPFGRVACETLVTTGFCVIAGEISTSTYVDIPKIVRRTISEVGYTRAKYGFDGETSGVTVAIQEQSRDIEQGVSEALETRKEGSDDELDELGAGDQGMMFGYACDEGLDTELMPTPIWLAHRLAQRLADVRKAGVLPYLRPDGKTQVTIAYEGWRPVSLDTVLISAQHAPDVDIDSLLTPDLIEHVIKPTVPDELWNDDVRVFVNPTGRFVIGGPQADTGLTGRKVIVDTYGGMGRHGGGCFSGKDPTKVDRTGAYAARDVAKHVVASGAASRCEVELAYAIGTAHPLSLTVDTFATSQVDPEALTNLVRDFFDLRPAAIIRDLDLRRPIYRNTAAYGHFGRTEKDFTWERTRRLDEFKRAVESL
- the coaBC gene encoding bifunctional phosphopantothenoylcysteine decarboxylase/phosphopantothenate--cysteine ligase CoaBC, which encodes MLSGRRVTVGVCGSIACYKLVEVVRRLSKLGAEVRVAMTPGATRFVAPATFAAVSGSPVLTDLFTEAERVAHVELGRWAEVLVVGGATATTLERLASGAADEPVSATYLMCRAPVVLAPAMHTEMWEHPAVRRNVDRLVADGVTLVGPDTGDLASGDHGVGRLADPEAVVAAVVAACGPRDMDGLRVLVTAGPTREPLDPVRYISNHSSGRMGYALAADAVRRGAHVTLVTGPSALAPPPGTDVVRVTTAQQMLDECLSRFDEVDVVVKAAAVADQRPVATSDHKLPKDGLSDRLELEPTPDIASELGRKKGAQLLVLFAAETDDPVARAREKLSRKRADLIIANLVGRPGTGFDSETNDAALVTEAGAEPLPRMRKEQLATRIWDRVLLQLGDPAEG
- the rpoZ gene encoding DNA-directed RNA polymerase subunit omega, coding for MIEPKIEHLLDRVDNQYTMVVLSARRARQITDYYATLGAGAVEKPLPPLLDTSVHGMKPLSVSFQEIVTDRVGWERPPEAEETIK
- the gmk gene encoding guanylate kinase, which codes for MVSGPSGVGKGTVIAELRRRRPELGMSVSWTTRAMRPGEQDGVHYRFVTEERFRTAIDEDAFVEWEEYRGARYGTPWSEIERAAGDGRDVILEIDVRGAMSIKELFPHALTVFVEPPTVSDLERRLRGRATDTPEQIAARLEAARTELGYRDRFDHTVLNDEVSAAVDRLEAILDA
- the mihF gene encoding integration host factor, actinobacterial type; translation: MPLPPLSEEQRKAALEKAAEARRRRAEIKAKLKNGSMGLTEVLRDSDNDEIVGKMKVSAMLEALPGVGKVRAQKVMEELGISTTRRLRGLGEKQRTALRERFGK
- the pyrE gene encoding orotate phosphoribosyltransferase; this translates as MNQAEVLSAFERSDAIRTGHFKLSSGLHSDTYLQCALVLQHPGISERLGHELGTRLAEHEPSVVLGPAMGGVIIAHETARFLGVRALFAERVDGALALRRGFALDPGDRVVVVEDVVTTGRSPREAIDLAKEAGAEVVAVGAIVDRSSDASFGVPFEWLARVDAHSWAPETCPLCASGDEPTSPGSRHLVR
- the pyrF gene encoding orotidine-5'-phosphate decarboxylase, with product MSVLEPGVCVALDVPTLDEARAVVRELSPIVPVFKVGLELFCAEGPRTVDVVLESGAQVFLDLKVNDIPNTAAAAVREAGKRGASFITIHGFGGREMVRAAVEASREQGGPQLLVVSALTSFDDAFLAEVGVVGGVRQHAMRIGRMAAEEGAGGLVLSPRELDVVRSALPHLLLCTPGVRPAGTGMDDHRRALTPAEAVIGGADLIVVGRPILKAADRVAAARALIEEVREAEASREGRRAHEVVSVPIAEAEEADLMEDP
- a CDS encoding dihydroorotate dehydrogenase — its product is MRPVSEMSVPAGLEPKLAVDLGEGIRLPNPCLAASGCYHYGREFEPYVDLSELGGIIVKSLSVRPWPGHPPPRGAETPSGMLNAIGLQNPGVEAFAERELPWLVKHRVPVFASIVGNTVEEFIRVAERLRGAPGIVGIEVNISCPNLEDRSRMFSSREETTAAVIRGVKRVATQPVFTKLSPDVTDIVAIARAAIDAGTYGLSVMNTTLGMAIDVEEFKPKLSTLTGGLSGPAVKPIAIRCVFQVSQAFPDVPLIGQGGIRTGADVAEFMLAGASAVAIGTANFVEPAAMRRIIGELRSYLQRKQIRDVNALRTMLRLP
- a CDS encoding dihydroorotate dehydrogenase electron transfer subunit, which codes for MVWSGQAEVFDYKRLGDPYHVLTIVAPEISSNAVPGQFIAIRLPEDNSLLLRRPFSIHRVDRRPGWAGTIEIVFDVRGRGTELLSRARPHTPLDVLGPLGRPFRLPKEPTTCLLVGGGIGSAPLLFLAQELRDHGNTVHFIIGGRTQDHLLRPIEAKRVALTVHFTTDDGSAGHEGVVTDVLPDVVAQTGSRVVYACGPTPMLRAVALAARQLRLPSQVAWEEVMACGFGACLVCAVPVRLDPRDGADQGWAWVRCCTEGPVFSGSRVAWDMVGATKAGTHG